One segment of Cottoperca gobio chromosome 24, fCotGob3.1, whole genome shotgun sequence DNA contains the following:
- the pum2 gene encoding pumilio homolog 2 isoform X1, whose amino-acid sequence MSVPCSILGMNDVAWQETRGGMLHANGAPETGGVRVHVGGPLAPVGVAGQAPGVPHLQGMERIVNPPTPGTPQPPLSGRSQDDATVGYFFQRQPGEQLGGCTPSKHRWPTGDANHVDQVRPVDEMNYDFQALALESRGMGELLPAKKLWDSDEMAKDGRKGMLLGEEWRDNAWGSSHHSVSQPIMVQRRPGQSFHGNGDANSVLSPRSEGGGLGVSMVEYVLSSSPGDKMDGRYRNGGYGGADVDQDGREKIDVQEKVSPFEEDKSPEKKVGDENDPAKANGRGLLNGIDCKDFNPTPGSRQASPTEAVERMGPSQTGLEMMGQHHPHILQQHNPIQNKGPEDFQNQEAQNMGGMEQQAGVESLQFDYAGNQIQVDSSGTPVGLFDYSSQQQLFQRSNTLTVQQLTAAQQQQYALAAAQQQHLAGLAPAFVPNPYIINAGPPGTDPYTAAGLAAAASLAGPTVVPPQYYGMPWGVYPANLFQQQAASNANHSANQQASNQGPGPGQQQVMRAGNNQRPLTPGQNQQSQQESLAAAAAANPALAYAGMSGYQVLAPAAYYDQNGALVMGPGARAGLGGPVRLVQTPLLINPAAAQAAAAVSASGSGNNMSGPPGNGLYRSMPQPQQQQQQQQQAPPPSGGLPSSSFYGSGSVPNTSQSSSLFSHTSAAPPPQSSSLGFSSTGGSLGVGLGSALGGFGSSVSSSGSSSVSRRDSLLASSDLYKRGGSSLTPIGQPFYNSLGYSSSPSPIGLTPGHSPLTPPPSLPSSHGSSSSLHLVSGHSVILGGLTNGSGRYISAAPGAEAKYRSAGGTSSLFNSSSQLFPPSRPRYSRSDVMPSGRSRLLEDFRNNRFPNLQLRDLPGHMVEFSQDQHGSRFIQQKLERATPAERQMVFGEILQAAYQLMTDVFGNYVIQKFFEFGSADQKLALATRIRGHVLPLALQMYGCRVIQKALESISSDQQVISDIVRELDGHVLKCVKDQNGNHVVQKCIECVQPQALQFIIDAFQGQVFVLSTHPYGCRVIQRILEHCTQEQTLPILEELHQHSEQLGQKYQGVSLEMTPKTYYTVSRDALFKDQYGNYVIQHVLEHGRPEDKSKIVAEVRGKVLVLSQHKFASNVVEKCVIHSSRAERALLIDEVCCQKDGPHSALYTMMKDQYANYVVQRMIDMAEPAQRKIIMHKIRPHIATLRKYTYGKHILAKLEKYYMKSGSELGPIGGPTNGLM is encoded by the exons ATGAGCGTTCCATGCAGCATCCTAGGTATGAATGACGTGGCCTGGCAGGAGACAAGAGGTGGGATGCTGCATGCAAATGGCGCTCCTGAGACTGGAGGTGTCAGAGTTCATGTTGGAGGGCCCCTAGCCCCAGTTGGGGTAGCTGGACAGGCTCCTGGAGTCCCACATTTACAAGGCATGGAGAGGATTGTTAACCCCCCTACCCCAGGTACCCCGCAGCCTCCACTGAGTGGACGATCTCAGGATGATGCCACAGTTGGATACTTCTTTCAGAGGCAGCCCGGAGAGCAGCTTGGAGGTTGCACACCCAGCAAGCATCGCTGGCCAACTGGTGATGCCAATCATGTTGATCAG GTCCGTCCTGTGGATGAAATGAACTATGACTTCCAAGCTCTAGCTTTGGAGTCAAGGGGCATGGGAGAG cttctGCCAGCAAAAAAGCTTTGGGATTCGGATGAGATGGCCAAGGATGGAAGGAAAGGGATGCTTCTTGGAGAAGAGTGGAGGGACAATGCATGGGGATCATCTC ATCATTCAGTGTCGCAGCCAATCATGGTGCAGCGGCGACCTGGCCAGAGTTTCCACGGGAATGGTGATGCCAATTCTGTGCTTTCACCTCGCTCAGAAGGTGGAGGCTTGGGGGTGAGCATGGTGGAGTACGTCCTGAGCTCTTCTCCTGGTGACAAGATGGATGGTCGCTACAGGAACGGTGGCTAT GGTGGAGCAGATGTTGACCAAGATGGGAGAGAAAAGATTGATGTCCAAGAGAAAGTGTCCCCCTTTGAAGAGGACAAGAGCCCAGAGAAGAAGGTGGGAGATGAGAATGATCCTGCTAAAGCCAACGGAAGAGGTCTACTAAACGGCATAGACTGCAAAGATTTCAA TCCAACCCCTGGAAGTCGCCAAGCTTCCCCCACTGAGGCTGTGGAGAGAATGGGTCCCAGTCAGACAGGTTTGGAGATGATGGGACAGCACCACCCACATATCCTCCAACAACACAACCCCATCCAGAACAAGGGACCTGAGGACTTCCAGAACCAGGAAGCTCAGAACATGGGAGGTATGGAGCAGCAAGCCGGTGTGGAGTCCCTCCAGTTTGACTATGCTGGGAACCAGATTCAGGTGGACTCCTCAGGGACTCCAGTAGGATTGTTTGACTACAGCTCACAGCAGCAG TTGTTCCAGAGATCTAATACCCTGACAGTCCAACAGCTCACTGCAGCTCAGCAACAACAATATGCCCTGGCTGCagcccagcagcagcatctcg CTGGCCTTGCTCCTGCGTTTGTGCCAAACCCTTACATCATTAATGCTGGCCCCCCTGGAACCGATCCCTACACTGCCGCCGGgctggcagcagcagcctcGCTTGCAG gCCCCACAGTGGTTCCACCACAGTACTATGGTATGCCCTGGGGCGTGTACCCGGCCAACCTTTTCCAGCAACAGGCTGCATCAAATGCCAATCACTCAGCTAACCAGCAAGCATCCAATCAGGGACCAGGGCCAGGCCAACAACAG GTGATGCGTGCAGGAAACAACCAGCGACCTCTTACACCTGGGCAAAACCAACAGAGTCAGCAGGAATCTctagctgcagcagctgctgcaaacCCTGCATTGGCGTACGCAGGAATGTCTG GTTATCAGGTGTTGGCCCCTGCAGCCTATTATGACCAGAATGGGGCCCTTGTAATGGGTCCTGGTGCCCGAGCTGGTCTAGGTGGGCCAGTACGTCTAGTCCAGACTCCTCTCCTCATCAaccctgcagcagcacaagCTG CAGCTGCGGTATCAGCATCTGGCTCTGGTAACAACATGTCTGGTCCTCCAGGCAATGGGCTGTACCGCTCAATGCCTCaaccccagcagcagcagcagcagcagcagcaggctccCCCACCCAGCGGCGGCCTGCCCTCCAGCTCATTCTATGGCTCTGGATCAGTCCCTAACACTTCTCAGAGCAGCTCCCTTTTCTCACACACCTCTGCTGCGCCGCCACCACAAAGCTCCTCCCTGGGCTTCAGCAGCACCGGCGGCTCCCTTGGCGTTGGCCTGGGCTCTGCTCTTGGAGGCTTTGGCTCTTCTG tATCCAGCTCTGGCAGTAGCAGTGTATCTCGCAGAGACTCCCTGCTGGCAAGTTCTGACCTATACAAACGCGGCGGCAGCAGTTTAACTCCCATTGGCCAGCCCTTTTACAACAGCCTGGGTTACTCCTCTTCACCAAGCCCCATTGGCCTCACACCAGGTCACTCTCCCCTCACTCCCCCACCCTCTCTGCCCTCCTCTCATGGATCCTCTTCCAGCCTTCACCTAG TATCCGGTCATTCTGTAATCCTAGGTGGCCTGACGAATGGCAGCGGCCGTTACATTTCTGCAGCGCCTGGAGCTGAGGCCAAGTACCGGAGTGCCGGAGGGACGTCCAGTCTCTTCAATTCCAGCAGCCAGCTTTTCCCGCCGTCTCGGCCCCGCTACAGTCGCTCTGATGTCATGCCGTCCGGACGCAGCCGCCTACTGGAAGACTTCAGGAACAATCGCTTCCCAAACCTTCAACTCCGTGATCTGCCGGGACACATGGTGGAGTTCTCTCAAGACCAGCATGGATCCAG ATTCATCCAGCAGAAACTAGAGAGGGCCACTCCAGCAGAGAGGCAGATGGTGTTTGGAGAGATTCTGCAAGCAGCATACCAACTGATGACTGATGTATTTGGGAACTATGTCATCCAGAAGTTCTTTGAG TTTGGAAGTGCAGACCAGAAGCTGGCTTTGGCAACACGTATCCGTGGACACGTCCTTCCCCTGGCTTTGCAGATGTACGGTTGCAGGGTCATTCAGAAAGCCCTGGAGTCCATTTCCTCAGACCAGCAGGTAATT AGCGATATTGTCCGCGAGCTGGATGGCCACGTGTTGAAGTGTGTCAAGGACCAGAATGGCAACCATGTGGTGCAGAAGTGTATCGAGTGCGTCCAGCCTCAGGCCCTACAGTTCATAATTGATGCCTTCCAAGGACAG GTGTTTGTGCTCTCCACACACCCTTATGGCTGCAGAGTTATCCAAAGGATTTTGGAGCACTGCACCCAGGAGCAGACTCTGCCCATCCTGGAAGAGCTGCATCAGCACTCTGAACAGCTGGGCCAG AAATATCAAGGCGTATCATTGGAGATGACACCCAAAACATATTATACAGTGTCCCGCGATGCACTGTTCAAG GATCAGTATGGTAACTACGTCATTCAGCATGTTTTGGAGCACGGCAGACCAGAAGATAAGAGCAAGATCGTCGCAGAGGTTCGCGGAAAGGTTCTGGTCCTCAGCCAACACAAATTTGCAAG TAATGTTGTGGAGAAGTGTGTGATCCACTCTTCGCGTGCAGAGAGAGCTCTGCTGATAGATGAAGTGTGCTGCCAGAAAGACGGGCCTCACAGCGCCCTGTACACCATGATGAAGGACCAGTACGCCAACTATGTTGTCCAAAGAATGATCGACATGGCCGAACCTGCTCAGCGCAAAATCATCATGCACAAG ATCCGGCCTCACATTGCCACCTTACGTAAGTACACCTACGGGAAGCACATTCTGGCCAAGCTGGAAAAATACTACATGAAGAGCGGATCTGAACTGGGTCCCATCGGTGGCCCCACGAACGGCCTCATGTAG
- the pum2 gene encoding pumilio homolog 2 isoform X2, with protein sequence MSVPCSILGMNDVAWQETRGGMLHANGAPETGGVRVHVGGPLAPVGVAGQAPGVPHLQGMERIVNPPTPGTPQPPLSGRSQDDATVGYFFQRQPGEQLGGCTPSKHRWPTGDANHVDQVRPVDEMNYDFQALALESRGMGELLPAKKLWDSDEMAKDGRKGMLLGEEWRDNAWGSSHHSVSQPIMVQRRPGQSFHGNGDANSVLSPRSEGGGLGVSMVEYVLSSSPGDKMDGRYRNGGYGGADVDQDGREKIDVQEKVSPFEEDKSPEKKVGDENDPAKANGRGLLNGIDCKDFNPTPGSRQASPTEAVERMGPSQTGLEMMGQHHPHILQQHNPIQNKGPEDFQNQEAQNMGGMEQQAGVESLQFDYAGNQIQVDSSGTPVGLFDYSSQQQLFQRSNTLTVQQLTAAQQQQYALAAAQQQHLAGLAPAFVPNPYIINAGPPGTDPYTAAGLAAAASLAGPTVVPPQYYGMPWGVYPANLFQQQAASNANHSANQQASNQGPGPGQQQVMRAGNNQRPLTPGQNQQSQQESLAAAAAANPALAYAGMSGYQVLAPAAYYDQNGALVMGPGARAGLGGPVRLVQTPLLINPAAAQAAAAVSASGSGNNMSGPPGNGLYRSMPQPQQQQQQQQQAPPPSGGLPSSSFYGSGSVPNTSQSSSLFSHTSAAPPPQSSSLGFSSTGGSLGVGLGSALGGFGSSVSSSGSSSVSRRDSLLASSDLYKRGGSSLTPIGQPFYNSLGYSSSPSPIGLTPGHSPLTPPPSLPSSHGSSSSLHLGTPYIHGNSGLTNGSGRYISAAPGAEAKYRSAGGTSSLFNSSSQLFPPSRPRYSRSDVMPSGRSRLLEDFRNNRFPNLQLRDLPGHMVEFSQDQHGSRFIQQKLERATPAERQMVFGEILQAAYQLMTDVFGNYVIQKFFEFGSADQKLALATRIRGHVLPLALQMYGCRVIQKALESISSDQQVISDIVRELDGHVLKCVKDQNGNHVVQKCIECVQPQALQFIIDAFQGQVFVLSTHPYGCRVIQRILEHCTQEQTLPILEELHQHSEQLGQKYQGVSLEMTPKTYYTVSRDALFKDQYGNYVIQHVLEHGRPEDKSKIVAEVRGKVLVLSQHKFASNVVEKCVIHSSRAERALLIDEVCCQKDGPHSALYTMMKDQYANYVVQRMIDMAEPAQRKIIMHKIRPHIATLRKYTYGKHILAKLEKYYMKSGSELGPIGGPTNGLM encoded by the exons ATGAGCGTTCCATGCAGCATCCTAGGTATGAATGACGTGGCCTGGCAGGAGACAAGAGGTGGGATGCTGCATGCAAATGGCGCTCCTGAGACTGGAGGTGTCAGAGTTCATGTTGGAGGGCCCCTAGCCCCAGTTGGGGTAGCTGGACAGGCTCCTGGAGTCCCACATTTACAAGGCATGGAGAGGATTGTTAACCCCCCTACCCCAGGTACCCCGCAGCCTCCACTGAGTGGACGATCTCAGGATGATGCCACAGTTGGATACTTCTTTCAGAGGCAGCCCGGAGAGCAGCTTGGAGGTTGCACACCCAGCAAGCATCGCTGGCCAACTGGTGATGCCAATCATGTTGATCAG GTCCGTCCTGTGGATGAAATGAACTATGACTTCCAAGCTCTAGCTTTGGAGTCAAGGGGCATGGGAGAG cttctGCCAGCAAAAAAGCTTTGGGATTCGGATGAGATGGCCAAGGATGGAAGGAAAGGGATGCTTCTTGGAGAAGAGTGGAGGGACAATGCATGGGGATCATCTC ATCATTCAGTGTCGCAGCCAATCATGGTGCAGCGGCGACCTGGCCAGAGTTTCCACGGGAATGGTGATGCCAATTCTGTGCTTTCACCTCGCTCAGAAGGTGGAGGCTTGGGGGTGAGCATGGTGGAGTACGTCCTGAGCTCTTCTCCTGGTGACAAGATGGATGGTCGCTACAGGAACGGTGGCTAT GGTGGAGCAGATGTTGACCAAGATGGGAGAGAAAAGATTGATGTCCAAGAGAAAGTGTCCCCCTTTGAAGAGGACAAGAGCCCAGAGAAGAAGGTGGGAGATGAGAATGATCCTGCTAAAGCCAACGGAAGAGGTCTACTAAACGGCATAGACTGCAAAGATTTCAA TCCAACCCCTGGAAGTCGCCAAGCTTCCCCCACTGAGGCTGTGGAGAGAATGGGTCCCAGTCAGACAGGTTTGGAGATGATGGGACAGCACCACCCACATATCCTCCAACAACACAACCCCATCCAGAACAAGGGACCTGAGGACTTCCAGAACCAGGAAGCTCAGAACATGGGAGGTATGGAGCAGCAAGCCGGTGTGGAGTCCCTCCAGTTTGACTATGCTGGGAACCAGATTCAGGTGGACTCCTCAGGGACTCCAGTAGGATTGTTTGACTACAGCTCACAGCAGCAG TTGTTCCAGAGATCTAATACCCTGACAGTCCAACAGCTCACTGCAGCTCAGCAACAACAATATGCCCTGGCTGCagcccagcagcagcatctcg CTGGCCTTGCTCCTGCGTTTGTGCCAAACCCTTACATCATTAATGCTGGCCCCCCTGGAACCGATCCCTACACTGCCGCCGGgctggcagcagcagcctcGCTTGCAG gCCCCACAGTGGTTCCACCACAGTACTATGGTATGCCCTGGGGCGTGTACCCGGCCAACCTTTTCCAGCAACAGGCTGCATCAAATGCCAATCACTCAGCTAACCAGCAAGCATCCAATCAGGGACCAGGGCCAGGCCAACAACAG GTGATGCGTGCAGGAAACAACCAGCGACCTCTTACACCTGGGCAAAACCAACAGAGTCAGCAGGAATCTctagctgcagcagctgctgcaaacCCTGCATTGGCGTACGCAGGAATGTCTG GTTATCAGGTGTTGGCCCCTGCAGCCTATTATGACCAGAATGGGGCCCTTGTAATGGGTCCTGGTGCCCGAGCTGGTCTAGGTGGGCCAGTACGTCTAGTCCAGACTCCTCTCCTCATCAaccctgcagcagcacaagCTG CAGCTGCGGTATCAGCATCTGGCTCTGGTAACAACATGTCTGGTCCTCCAGGCAATGGGCTGTACCGCTCAATGCCTCaaccccagcagcagcagcagcagcagcagcaggctccCCCACCCAGCGGCGGCCTGCCCTCCAGCTCATTCTATGGCTCTGGATCAGTCCCTAACACTTCTCAGAGCAGCTCCCTTTTCTCACACACCTCTGCTGCGCCGCCACCACAAAGCTCCTCCCTGGGCTTCAGCAGCACCGGCGGCTCCCTTGGCGTTGGCCTGGGCTCTGCTCTTGGAGGCTTTGGCTCTTCTG tATCCAGCTCTGGCAGTAGCAGTGTATCTCGCAGAGACTCCCTGCTGGCAAGTTCTGACCTATACAAACGCGGCGGCAGCAGTTTAACTCCCATTGGCCAGCCCTTTTACAACAGCCTGGGTTACTCCTCTTCACCAAGCCCCATTGGCCTCACACCAGGTCACTCTCCCCTCACTCCCCCACCCTCTCTGCCCTCCTCTCATGGATCCTCTTCCAGCCTTCACCTAGGTACGCCTTATATTCATGGGAATA GTGGCCTGACGAATGGCAGCGGCCGTTACATTTCTGCAGCGCCTGGAGCTGAGGCCAAGTACCGGAGTGCCGGAGGGACGTCCAGTCTCTTCAATTCCAGCAGCCAGCTTTTCCCGCCGTCTCGGCCCCGCTACAGTCGCTCTGATGTCATGCCGTCCGGACGCAGCCGCCTACTGGAAGACTTCAGGAACAATCGCTTCCCAAACCTTCAACTCCGTGATCTGCCGGGACACATGGTGGAGTTCTCTCAAGACCAGCATGGATCCAG ATTCATCCAGCAGAAACTAGAGAGGGCCACTCCAGCAGAGAGGCAGATGGTGTTTGGAGAGATTCTGCAAGCAGCATACCAACTGATGACTGATGTATTTGGGAACTATGTCATCCAGAAGTTCTTTGAG TTTGGAAGTGCAGACCAGAAGCTGGCTTTGGCAACACGTATCCGTGGACACGTCCTTCCCCTGGCTTTGCAGATGTACGGTTGCAGGGTCATTCAGAAAGCCCTGGAGTCCATTTCCTCAGACCAGCAGGTAATT AGCGATATTGTCCGCGAGCTGGATGGCCACGTGTTGAAGTGTGTCAAGGACCAGAATGGCAACCATGTGGTGCAGAAGTGTATCGAGTGCGTCCAGCCTCAGGCCCTACAGTTCATAATTGATGCCTTCCAAGGACAG GTGTTTGTGCTCTCCACACACCCTTATGGCTGCAGAGTTATCCAAAGGATTTTGGAGCACTGCACCCAGGAGCAGACTCTGCCCATCCTGGAAGAGCTGCATCAGCACTCTGAACAGCTGGGCCAG AAATATCAAGGCGTATCATTGGAGATGACACCCAAAACATATTATACAGTGTCCCGCGATGCACTGTTCAAG GATCAGTATGGTAACTACGTCATTCAGCATGTTTTGGAGCACGGCAGACCAGAAGATAAGAGCAAGATCGTCGCAGAGGTTCGCGGAAAGGTTCTGGTCCTCAGCCAACACAAATTTGCAAG TAATGTTGTGGAGAAGTGTGTGATCCACTCTTCGCGTGCAGAGAGAGCTCTGCTGATAGATGAAGTGTGCTGCCAGAAAGACGGGCCTCACAGCGCCCTGTACACCATGATGAAGGACCAGTACGCCAACTATGTTGTCCAAAGAATGATCGACATGGCCGAACCTGCTCAGCGCAAAATCATCATGCACAAG ATCCGGCCTCACATTGCCACCTTACGTAAGTACACCTACGGGAAGCACATTCTGGCCAAGCTGGAAAAATACTACATGAAGAGCGGATCTGAACTGGGTCCCATCGGTGGCCCCACGAACGGCCTCATGTAG
- the pum2 gene encoding pumilio homolog 2 isoform X3, with product MSVPCSILGMNDVAWQETRGGMLHANGAPETGGVRVHVGGPLAPVGVAGQAPGVPHLQGMERIVNPPTPGTPQPPLSGRSQDDATVGYFFQRQPGEQLGGCTPSKHRWPTGDANHVDQVRPVDEMNYDFQALALESRGMGELLPAKKLWDSDEMAKDGRKGMLLGEEWRDNAWGSSHHSVSQPIMVQRRPGQSFHGNGDANSVLSPRSEGGGLGVSMVEYVLSSSPGDKMDGRYRNGGYGGADVDQDGREKIDVQEKVSPFEEDKSPEKKVGDENDPAKANGRGLLNGIDCKDFNPTPGSRQASPTEAVERMGPSQTGLEMMGQHHPHILQQHNPIQNKGPEDFQNQEAQNMGGMEQQAGVESLQFDYAGNQIQVDSSGTPVGLFDYSSQQQLFQRSNTLTVQQLTAAQQQQYALAAAQQQHLAGLAPAFVPNPYIINAGPPGTDPYTAAGLAAAASLAGPTVVPPQYYGMPWGVYPANLFQQQAASNANHSANQQASNQGPGPGQQQVMRAGNNQRPLTPGQNQQSQQESLAAAAAANPALAYAGMSGYQVLAPAAYYDQNGALVMGPGARAGLGGPVRLVQTPLLINPAAAQAAAVSASGSGNNMSGPPGNGLYRSMPQPQQQQQQQQQAPPPSGGLPSSSFYGSGSVPNTSQSSSLFSHTSAAPPPQSSSLGFSSTGGSLGVGLGSALGGFGSSVSSSGSSSVSRRDSLLASSDLYKRGGSSLTPIGQPFYNSLGYSSSPSPIGLTPGHSPLTPPPSLPSSHGSSSSLHLVSGHSVILGGLTNGSGRYISAAPGAEAKYRSAGGTSSLFNSSSQLFPPSRPRYSRSDVMPSGRSRLLEDFRNNRFPNLQLRDLPGHMVEFSQDQHGSRFIQQKLERATPAERQMVFGEILQAAYQLMTDVFGNYVIQKFFEFGSADQKLALATRIRGHVLPLALQMYGCRVIQKALESISSDQQVISDIVRELDGHVLKCVKDQNGNHVVQKCIECVQPQALQFIIDAFQGQVFVLSTHPYGCRVIQRILEHCTQEQTLPILEELHQHSEQLGQKYQGVSLEMTPKTYYTVSRDALFKDQYGNYVIQHVLEHGRPEDKSKIVAEVRGKVLVLSQHKFASNVVEKCVIHSSRAERALLIDEVCCQKDGPHSALYTMMKDQYANYVVQRMIDMAEPAQRKIIMHKIRPHIATLRKYTYGKHILAKLEKYYMKSGSELGPIGGPTNGLM from the exons ATGAGCGTTCCATGCAGCATCCTAGGTATGAATGACGTGGCCTGGCAGGAGACAAGAGGTGGGATGCTGCATGCAAATGGCGCTCCTGAGACTGGAGGTGTCAGAGTTCATGTTGGAGGGCCCCTAGCCCCAGTTGGGGTAGCTGGACAGGCTCCTGGAGTCCCACATTTACAAGGCATGGAGAGGATTGTTAACCCCCCTACCCCAGGTACCCCGCAGCCTCCACTGAGTGGACGATCTCAGGATGATGCCACAGTTGGATACTTCTTTCAGAGGCAGCCCGGAGAGCAGCTTGGAGGTTGCACACCCAGCAAGCATCGCTGGCCAACTGGTGATGCCAATCATGTTGATCAG GTCCGTCCTGTGGATGAAATGAACTATGACTTCCAAGCTCTAGCTTTGGAGTCAAGGGGCATGGGAGAG cttctGCCAGCAAAAAAGCTTTGGGATTCGGATGAGATGGCCAAGGATGGAAGGAAAGGGATGCTTCTTGGAGAAGAGTGGAGGGACAATGCATGGGGATCATCTC ATCATTCAGTGTCGCAGCCAATCATGGTGCAGCGGCGACCTGGCCAGAGTTTCCACGGGAATGGTGATGCCAATTCTGTGCTTTCACCTCGCTCAGAAGGTGGAGGCTTGGGGGTGAGCATGGTGGAGTACGTCCTGAGCTCTTCTCCTGGTGACAAGATGGATGGTCGCTACAGGAACGGTGGCTAT GGTGGAGCAGATGTTGACCAAGATGGGAGAGAAAAGATTGATGTCCAAGAGAAAGTGTCCCCCTTTGAAGAGGACAAGAGCCCAGAGAAGAAGGTGGGAGATGAGAATGATCCTGCTAAAGCCAACGGAAGAGGTCTACTAAACGGCATAGACTGCAAAGATTTCAA TCCAACCCCTGGAAGTCGCCAAGCTTCCCCCACTGAGGCTGTGGAGAGAATGGGTCCCAGTCAGACAGGTTTGGAGATGATGGGACAGCACCACCCACATATCCTCCAACAACACAACCCCATCCAGAACAAGGGACCTGAGGACTTCCAGAACCAGGAAGCTCAGAACATGGGAGGTATGGAGCAGCAAGCCGGTGTGGAGTCCCTCCAGTTTGACTATGCTGGGAACCAGATTCAGGTGGACTCCTCAGGGACTCCAGTAGGATTGTTTGACTACAGCTCACAGCAGCAG TTGTTCCAGAGATCTAATACCCTGACAGTCCAACAGCTCACTGCAGCTCAGCAACAACAATATGCCCTGGCTGCagcccagcagcagcatctcg CTGGCCTTGCTCCTGCGTTTGTGCCAAACCCTTACATCATTAATGCTGGCCCCCCTGGAACCGATCCCTACACTGCCGCCGGgctggcagcagcagcctcGCTTGCAG gCCCCACAGTGGTTCCACCACAGTACTATGGTATGCCCTGGGGCGTGTACCCGGCCAACCTTTTCCAGCAACAGGCTGCATCAAATGCCAATCACTCAGCTAACCAGCAAGCATCCAATCAGGGACCAGGGCCAGGCCAACAACAG GTGATGCGTGCAGGAAACAACCAGCGACCTCTTACACCTGGGCAAAACCAACAGAGTCAGCAGGAATCTctagctgcagcagctgctgcaaacCCTGCATTGGCGTACGCAGGAATGTCTG GTTATCAGGTGTTGGCCCCTGCAGCCTATTATGACCAGAATGGGGCCCTTGTAATGGGTCCTGGTGCCCGAGCTGGTCTAGGTGGGCCAGTACGTCTAGTCCAGACTCCTCTCCTCATCAaccctgcagcagcacaagCTG CTGCGGTATCAGCATCTGGCTCTGGTAACAACATGTCTGGTCCTCCAGGCAATGGGCTGTACCGCTCAATGCCTCaaccccagcagcagcagcagcagcagcagcaggctccCCCACCCAGCGGCGGCCTGCCCTCCAGCTCATTCTATGGCTCTGGATCAGTCCCTAACACTTCTCAGAGCAGCTCCCTTTTCTCACACACCTCTGCTGCGCCGCCACCACAAAGCTCCTCCCTGGGCTTCAGCAGCACCGGCGGCTCCCTTGGCGTTGGCCTGGGCTCTGCTCTTGGAGGCTTTGGCTCTTCTG tATCCAGCTCTGGCAGTAGCAGTGTATCTCGCAGAGACTCCCTGCTGGCAAGTTCTGACCTATACAAACGCGGCGGCAGCAGTTTAACTCCCATTGGCCAGCCCTTTTACAACAGCCTGGGTTACTCCTCTTCACCAAGCCCCATTGGCCTCACACCAGGTCACTCTCCCCTCACTCCCCCACCCTCTCTGCCCTCCTCTCATGGATCCTCTTCCAGCCTTCACCTAG TATCCGGTCATTCTGTAATCCTAGGTGGCCTGACGAATGGCAGCGGCCGTTACATTTCTGCAGCGCCTGGAGCTGAGGCCAAGTACCGGAGTGCCGGAGGGACGTCCAGTCTCTTCAATTCCAGCAGCCAGCTTTTCCCGCCGTCTCGGCCCCGCTACAGTCGCTCTGATGTCATGCCGTCCGGACGCAGCCGCCTACTGGAAGACTTCAGGAACAATCGCTTCCCAAACCTTCAACTCCGTGATCTGCCGGGACACATGGTGGAGTTCTCTCAAGACCAGCATGGATCCAG ATTCATCCAGCAGAAACTAGAGAGGGCCACTCCAGCAGAGAGGCAGATGGTGTTTGGAGAGATTCTGCAAGCAGCATACCAACTGATGACTGATGTATTTGGGAACTATGTCATCCAGAAGTTCTTTGAG TTTGGAAGTGCAGACCAGAAGCTGGCTTTGGCAACACGTATCCGTGGACACGTCCTTCCCCTGGCTTTGCAGATGTACGGTTGCAGGGTCATTCAGAAAGCCCTGGAGTCCATTTCCTCAGACCAGCAGGTAATT AGCGATATTGTCCGCGAGCTGGATGGCCACGTGTTGAAGTGTGTCAAGGACCAGAATGGCAACCATGTGGTGCAGAAGTGTATCGAGTGCGTCCAGCCTCAGGCCCTACAGTTCATAATTGATGCCTTCCAAGGACAG GTGTTTGTGCTCTCCACACACCCTTATGGCTGCAGAGTTATCCAAAGGATTTTGGAGCACTGCACCCAGGAGCAGACTCTGCCCATCCTGGAAGAGCTGCATCAGCACTCTGAACAGCTGGGCCAG AAATATCAAGGCGTATCATTGGAGATGACACCCAAAACATATTATACAGTGTCCCGCGATGCACTGTTCAAG GATCAGTATGGTAACTACGTCATTCAGCATGTTTTGGAGCACGGCAGACCAGAAGATAAGAGCAAGATCGTCGCAGAGGTTCGCGGAAAGGTTCTGGTCCTCAGCCAACACAAATTTGCAAG TAATGTTGTGGAGAAGTGTGTGATCCACTCTTCGCGTGCAGAGAGAGCTCTGCTGATAGATGAAGTGTGCTGCCAGAAAGACGGGCCTCACAGCGCCCTGTACACCATGATGAAGGACCAGTACGCCAACTATGTTGTCCAAAGAATGATCGACATGGCCGAACCTGCTCAGCGCAAAATCATCATGCACAAG ATCCGGCCTCACATTGCCACCTTACGTAAGTACACCTACGGGAAGCACATTCTGGCCAAGCTGGAAAAATACTACATGAAGAGCGGATCTGAACTGGGTCCCATCGGTGGCCCCACGAACGGCCTCATGTAG